From Terriglobales bacterium:
CGGATACCTCTACATGGTCACCGCCATGATCGGGGCCACCATCGCTCCCTGGATGCAGTTCTACCTGCAGGCCTCGGTGGTGGAGAAAGGTGTAACCACGCGCACTTACAAGCTGGCCAAGATCGACGTGATCGTGGGCGCCATCTTCGCGCCCATCGTGGCCGGCTTCATCGTCATCGCCTGCGCCGCGGCGCTGAACGCGGCCGGACACACCGAGATCCACGACGCCGCCGACGCGGCCTATGCCCTGCGCCCGCTCGCCGGCAAATACGCCTCCATCCTGTTCGCCTTCGGCTTGTTCAACGCCTCGTTGTTCGCAGCCTCCATCCTGCCCCTGTCGACTGCCTATACGGTGTGCGAGGGGCTGGGCCTGGAGTCGGGTATCGACAAAAAGTTCAGCGAGGCGCGCGGCTTTTACTGGCTTTATACCGCGCTCATCGCGGCCGGAGCCGGTGTCATCCTGTGGCCCGAATTTCCGCTGCTGAGAATCACCGTTCTGTCGCAGGTGGTGAACGGCGTGCTCCTGCCCTTCGTGCTCTTCTTCATGATCAAGCTGGTCAACAAGAAAGATCTGATGGGGAATCACGTCAATTCGCGCCTGTACAACGTCGTAGCCTGGGTCACCGCCGGTGGAACGGCCCTGCTTACCTTGATCCTGGTGTGGATGAGCTGAGTAGACGGACCAACAGTTAGGTGTGCTTAGGCAGGATCTTGCCCGCGGCGATGTCCTTCACCAGTTCCAGGTCGGCTTCGAGAAAGTCATAGGAAGGCAGGGCCGCGCGTTCCACCCACTGTACGTCGCGGAAAATGCGGTTCTCCGGCTCGCCCTCGTAGTGCTCCACCAGAAAGAAGCGTAGCTCGACCGCGGCTCCGCTGGGGTAGGTGTGGCGCAACCGCGCGACCTCGTCGCCCACCCGCGCCTGGATGCCCAGTTCCTCTTCCAGTTCGCGCACCAGGCCGTCTCGCGGCTGCTCGCCGCGCTCGATCTTGCCACCCGGGAACTCCCACTTCAACGGCATGGACTGGTATTGCGTGCGCTGGCAGACAAGCACCTTGCCGTCGCGCACGATGAGGGCCGCCGCCACCTGCTTCATGAGGTGGTCTTCTCGAGGTAGCGTCCCACCATGGCGGCGCAGCTCTCCACCAAAGCCCGGTCTTCCGGGCCGAAGGCCGCCGGCGCGTGGCTGTCGATATCGATCTCGCCCACCACCCGGCCGCGCGCGAACACGGGGACCACGATTTCCGAGCGCGTTTCCAGCGAACACGCCAGGTAGCGGGGATCCGCGTGAACGTCATCCACAACTAACGTTTGGCCGCTTGCCGCTGCTGCCCCGCAGATTCCCTGGTCCAGCGGGATGCGCTTGTGCGGCGTGTCGGCCCCGACAAACGGCCCCAGCACCAGGGTCTTGGGGTCGGCAGGATCGAGCATGTAGAAACCCACCCAGTTGTAGGCGGGGAGCCGCGCCAGCCGCTCGACGATGGCCCGCATCAGGTCGTGGGCGGACTTCGCGGCAGACGCCACGCGCTCAAGGTCCGTCAGAAGCTCGTCGCGCTTCGTGGCCACCGACATATCCGGCTATTTAACCACAGCGCTGAAACCCGCTCCCTGTGGATTCCTGTGGAACGCGGCTGGGCGGAGCAGTGCCGCTTGTGCCTTAGGACGATTCGATGCGCCGCACCCGGGCGGCCATCTCTGGGAACACCTCGGGATGCAGGACAGCGGCCAGAGCCCGCAGCCCCATCAGCAGGGTCGTGGCGGGCGTATTCAGGTACTCGTCAGGAATGCAGAAAACGCTGCGGCTGCGCGCGGCGCTGGTCTGTTGCCAGCCGCGGTCGCGGATAATTTTCTCCAGCGGCACGCGGTCGCCCGCCCCGCACCATGCAGCCACCATCACTTCCGGATCTGCTGTGGCGACACTGGCCGCGTCTGTCTGCGCGCCCGGCTCCCCCAGGAACTCACCTCCGGCCGCCTCCACCAGCTCCGCCACCCAGCGCTGCGAGCGAATGATGGGCTTGCCCCACTCCTCGCAGAAGACGCGCGGCCGCGCCAGGCTCGCGGTCTTCGCCCGCACGGCGCGGACCTCGCGCTCCATGTCTTCGATCATCCGGCCGCCCCGTTCGCTCGCGCCCATCACCCCGGCGATGGAGGCGATGTCGCGGCAGACGTCTTCCAGCGTCCTCGGCGCAAGCGCGAGAAACGAAACTCCGGCGCGCAGGATTTCTTCCAGCGCCTCCACGCGGTAGGGAACCGAGGCGATGACCAGGTCGGGCTCGGCCGCCCGGATCTCTTCTGCTTGCGCCGACCAGGAGTCCTGCACGACAGTGCGCCCGTCACCCGCCGCTTCCGGGCACACCTCGACGCACCATTTCGTGCACGCGACTACCCGATCCAGCAGCCCCAGCCCGGCCATCGTCACCGTGGCGCTGGGCTGCAGACAAGCAACGCGCCGGGGCGTGAGGTCGCGAGCCACGTTCACAAGTATACGAAGCCGCAGACCTCGGCGGCGCGGTCATGGG
This genomic window contains:
- a CDS encoding divalent metal cation transporter, which translates into the protein GYLYMVTAMIGATIAPWMQFYLQASVVEKGVTTRTYKLAKIDVIVGAIFAPIVAGFIVIACAAALNAAGHTEIHDAADAAYALRPLAGKYASILFAFGLFNASLFAASILPLSTAYTVCEGLGLESGIDKKFSEARGFYWLYTALIAAGAGVILWPEFPLLRITVLSQVVNGVLLPFVLFFMIKLVNKKDLMGNHVNSRLYNVVAWVTAGGTALLTLILVWMS
- a CDS encoding (deoxy)nucleoside triphosphate pyrophosphohydrolase; protein product: MKQVAAALIVRDGKVLVCQRTQYQSMPLKWEFPGGKIERGEQPRDGLVRELEEELGIQARVGDEVARLRHTYPSGAAVELRFFLVEHYEGEPENRIFRDVQWVERAALPSYDFLEADLELVKDIAAGKILPKHT
- a CDS encoding GAF domain-containing protein is translated as MATKRDELLTDLERVASAAKSAHDLMRAIVERLARLPAYNWVGFYMLDPADPKTLVLGPFVGADTPHKRIPLDQGICGAAAASGQTLVVDDVHADPRYLACSLETRSEIVVPVFARGRVVGEIDIDSHAPAAFGPEDRALVESCAAMVGRYLEKTTS
- a CDS encoding ABC transporter substrate-binding protein, producing MARDLTPRRVACLQPSATVTMAGLGLLDRVVACTKWCVEVCPEAAGDGRTVVQDSWSAQAEEIRAAEPDLVIASVPYRVEALEEILRAGVSFLALAPRTLEDVCRDIASIAGVMGASERGGRMIEDMEREVRAVRAKTASLARPRVFCEEWGKPIIRSQRWVAELVEAAGGEFLGEPGAQTDAASVATADPEVMVAAWCGAGDRVPLEKIIRDRGWQQTSAARSRSVFCIPDEYLNTPATTLLMGLRALAAVLHPEVFPEMAARVRRIESS